In Brassica napus cultivar Da-Ae chromosome A3, Da-Ae, whole genome shotgun sequence, the sequence TCCTATTTCCTCTCGGGTCCGTGAGTTGTTCAACTTCTTCCCTAAAGGACCGCTGGTGCCTACAAAAAGCAAAAAGTTGTCAGACTCTATGAAACTTAAGGCTTTCAACCAACATGCCAAGAAACTCACTCGTGAAACCTTTGAACTTCTTATCATATTTTCCGCTTTGATCCATCAGGTCCATCACCTCTTGCCTGAGAAGAATGCGCGATGTTAAACATGTATTTGAAAATATCTCAAACTCAGAAAGGAGGCAGTTGCTACCTTGACAAAGGATGGTTGTCGCAACCCACAAAAATCCGACCACCAGGTTTTTTCTTCATGATTGCAACTGACAACGATGCTGCATCCTGTTCAGTAACACATAACAGAACTTCATAAGAAGTCCCTTGGTCCTTGTGAGCTATATGACAAATCTACCTCGTAGTGTATGAGATTCAAGATATGATCAGGACGAGCATCAACTGTCTCCTTACTCAACCAGTAAGTATGTGCACCTCTTGTCTCTGTGTATAAAAAGTTCAGGAGAAACATAATGCTCTAGAGACCAGAAAAAGCCTTTCATCATTTTCTGATTCAGCTTTCAATGTATAAAATACCAAAAGGATATGTAAAGCCCTGCTAGTCTAAGGACGGTCCCTCCACTTTCCAGCACTACTTGTTCAGCTCTCAAAAGCACATCGGTTCTTGGGCTCTTTCCAAGTGGAACTACTGGAGAATCCTGCAGTGAAGAGAATCCACTTCAGAAATGATTGAATACTATATGTTCATACATATATCAAATGATTCAGAGACTCTCTGACTAAACTATGTTTAGTGAAACAGAATACTGAACCTCATTGCATTCTCCATTATCAAAGCAATCATAAGGTGCAGAGCTAGATGTGAATAAGAATGATCCTTCGCCGTTCCACTTTGATGCTGCCATCCTGATTATAAACACAAGCAAAGAAGATTACTTCTCTGTCTAATAAGAGGAGCCAttaaacttcatcttcttccataGCTAATAAAGTTAACAGCACGCAAGACCCCTATTATTGCATTCAGTAGCAGAACTTAACGCACCAGCTGTTGAAACAAGTGATTTTGTTGTAAGTTTACCTGAGCTCAGCGGCGTAATCTGGGCTTTGTGAGGGAGGGGCACAAAAGATCACATAGGAGAAGTTGCCATCAAACTCGGTTTCTTTAAGAGATGGTTTGATACCCAACTTCTCCAACTCATCATGATGGTTTGTTGTTACTGTCTGCCCAAATATTTGACAATCTGGATGTTCCTGCTCCAACACACATAAAGCTTCAACTTTTAACTTCCATATTGTGAACACATCTCTTACTACTAACATGACTCTTATAAAATCAACCCACAACATAAATGATACACTCAGGACATTTAAGAACAGGGGACTTACAGAACATAAAAAAGGTTTTTATTTGTTCGAACAAGAAACACCATTTGTGCAACTACCAAATTCTAGaccattacatagaccaaaacAGTGATGTTACTAATGTAGTAAactaaaataacaaagaaagtGTACCTCTCTCCACTTTTCAGCAACTAAGCGTCCAAGAACACCTGGTCCAACAATCAGTAAATCGTTCGCCCCAATTGAAACATGAGACTGGACCTTCAAGCCATCACTGGTCTCACCTTCATACATATTAAAATGGTTAGTAACTGGAGAAACGGAATCACAACATCTTGATGTACCAAACTCTTAGCTTCTCTCATCCATATAATCACAAAATACTAATCTCTATTAATTAACTCTACTCAGAGATAAACAAACAGTCCACTAAgcatccaatttttttatatatattttttaacttggGATTATCTCAAAAGTCAACGAGGAGGTTAACTAATCCTTATAGCCATGGAATAGACGTGGAAGAAGCAGAGAGTAACTGAGTAACGATACCAATagtggaggaggaagaagatgctTGAATAGGACTCGCCATAATCGAAGACGTTGATGACAGTGACAATAAGAAACTGGGCTTATCCTCGCGTCTAAAAGCAAACTTTGGTGTACACAAAGATGGTAAAGTCGATTGCTTTGTGAAACGGGTCGATGGAATTCTTGAATTAATCGTCGGAAATGAGGTGCAGGAGATGAAACCCATCAAGGAAAATAGAAAAAGCTTCGCTTTTGACGAAGAAGATGGAGTTGGCGTGGCGATAAAGGTGAGAATTTGGTGATGGGTGCTCTTTGAGTGTTGTAACTTGTAACCAATGGCGTGTTTACATGTCACGAAACCAAACACTTCTATGTACATGTCGTCGAGACATAATTGTAAATGACGAAACTGTCCTTAGTAATAAAAGGTAGTATAACATATGCTATTTAAGGTAATGTTATGAATTACACACATAATAAGAGCTCTGCTTCTTCAGTGGAGCCGCCCTGCTCCCAACACCATCAACAGAAAACTCTAAATCCTCTCAGCAGCACGTCCATTAACATCAGCATCCTCATCCATATCTCCAAGCCATGCCTTAAGACTCGCTTCTTTACCAGCCTTGAACTCCTCGAACTTTGTCTTCTCCACCATATGCTCACCTTTACTTAAGActtttttgtcttctttttcttctaacTCATTCGTTTCCACATTGGGGCTACTCTCCACCTTCTGTTCTTTGAAGTCAAGCTGTGGCCATTTGATGTTGCTTGCTTTCTCCTTAGCTGACTTAAACACCGATGTGAAATAGCTGCTGCCTTCCTGGCTATAATCAGAACCATGCATTGTTGTTGTTTGCGTTGCTATACTGCTGCTGGATCTGCTGCTCCAAGGGCTCCCGGCGTTGAGGATGAGCCCTCTCCTCGGTTGTTTCGAGGACATTATCGCTAAGGAGTTCTTGATGTCTCCTATCATCCCATCAGCTATAGGCGAGCCACAGTCTTTCATTGATTTCACCATGGCTATAGAATCTTCCGAGTCTTCAGTATGGAGAGCAGTTTCACGAGACTTGTCCAAGACTTGGGCGTTGAGGTTAAGGACATTGGGTGCTGCGTTGCGGACGTGCTGCTGGATGTAGTAAAGACCCACTGAGGGTTCGTTGGCGATGTACTTAATCATCTCGGCTAAGCTCTCGTTTATCTCCGCAAAACCATCAACAGTAGAGAACTCATGCATTCTGTcaacaacaaaaatcaaaactcCAAACACTTTAGGGTCTCTAAACTCAACAGTAACAATGATACATCAAAGCAAGAGAAGAGATCCGAATAATATCACTATTGCCTAAAAGAAGTACTTTTATACGGTTAAAAAGAAACTGATGCAAGGTAAGATTCATAAGCAATCCAAGAGAAGATGAGGTTGACAAAACAGAGGCTTAAACAGCTATTAAACGATGACTACTCAGCCTCTCGTTTTGTGTTGCAGACTAATGATGccaaacacacacaaacatgTCTCTTATTCACTTTGAATACACGAACCATCATCTCTACAACTTATGCTCCTTCACCAAACGaacataaattacaaaaaaaaggtCAAAATTTATCCAAAAGAATCATCAAAGCTCAATGATCAAATCGTCTCATCCACACAACCATTCTTCACCAAAGGAACTTAAATTACAGAAAGGTTCAAACTTTGCTCCAAAAGAATCATCAAATCTCCAATTAGAGACTGACAGAGAAAACCCCCAATTTCACAAGCTAGGTCTCGATACGAATTGAATTCAACAAGACTACCCAGATGGAAGAGGATTCAAAACGTATAAAGGAAAAAAGGAGCTTACAGGAAACTCTGGAGGACGACGGAGCAGAGAGAAAAGAGGCGAATCGGTGATTGATTTTCAGCGGAGATAAGGAATTGGAATCTTCTGATGTGTTCCTGCCTCCTATCATCTGATAAAAGGGAAGAAAAAAGCAAAATTTGCCTCTGCGCTCACGGCTAAGTGCAGACAAAAGTTTTTGGCtttgaggaggaagaagaagacaatgATGGTATTCCCCCAAATGCTGTGTGAGGTCATTGTTCGCACGTGCCTGCCTCTTACCTCGCACGTTTGGATTGTAATCGTTTTGTCAGAttcaactaaaaataaataaataagaataatttgtgaatttttttttttataaactacgAGAAGGTCCTCAAATTtctatataataagataatccTCCgcctttataaaaaaatcatagagCAGGTCCAACTTAGGGTTCATAATGAATATATGTagtaattaaagaaaaaataaaaacctgAAAAAATCCTTAATTTAAGACTTATAAACAATCCATTGAAACTTGTTCTTCCACTTGTCAAGATATAATTAGCTCACTCgtttaatttacatttaaatttaattagttAAACAAAATCAGTTAAAATAACAATATCTTGTTATTCAGAACCCTTTTTAGGATCCAACTTTAAACAAAGtcattatttttatgaaaattgtaAAAGTTAGAAGTACATAGGGTTAATTATCaactttcataaataaaaatatattttaaaaaatattaaataaaatattttgagaatATTCATTTTTAGAAGTAAAAATAGAAGAATACATTGGAGAGAAATACAActctaaaacatatattttagagATGAAAATAGAGGAATACGTTAGAAATGTT encodes:
- the LOC106438105 gene encoding uncharacterized protein LOC106438105 is translated as MYIEVFGFVTCKHAIGYKLQHSKSTHHQILTFIATPTPSSSSKAKLFLFSLMGFISCTSFPTINSRIPSTRFTKQSTLPSLCTPKFAFRREDKPSFLLSLSSTSSIMASPIQASSSSSTIGETSDGLKVQSHVSIGANDLLIVGPGVLGRLVAEKWREEHPDCQIFGQTVTTNHHDELEKLGIKPSLKETEFDGNFSYVIFCAPPSQSPDYAAELRMAASKWNGEGSFLFTSSSAPYDCFDNGECNEDSPVVPLGKSPRTDVLLRAEQVVLESGGTVLRLAGLYTETRGAHTYWLSKETVDARPDHILNLIHYEDAASLSVAIMKKKPGGRIFVGCDNHPLSRQEVMDLMDQSGKYDKKFKGFTSTSGPLGKKLNNSRTREEIGWEPKYPSFAQFLGVSK
- the LOC106438106 gene encoding BLOC-1-related complex subunit 8 homolog gives rise to the protein MHEFSTVDGFAEINESLAEMIKYIANEPSVGLYYIQQHVRNAAPNVLNLNAQVLDKSRETALHTEDSEDSIAMVKSMKDCGSPIADGMIGDIKNSLAIMSSKQPRRGLILNAGSPWSSRSSSSIATQTTTMHGSDYSQEGSSYFTSVFKSAKEKASNIKWPQLDFKEQKVESSPNVETNELEEKEDKKVLSKGEHMVEKTKFEEFKAGKEASLKAWLGDMDEDADVNGRAAERI